TGGCCAAACCTACGAGCAATCGAACATTCTCAAATGGTTTAGCTTGGGGCATTACACTTGTCCCACCACAATGCAAGAATTGTGGGACGACACAATCACTTCAAACAAGACACTTCACCATTTGATCTTCACTTGGTTTTCTCAGAAGTATGTccaaatgaagaaaaaatccGAGGACGCCCAAGGCAGGGCGTCCGAACTTCTTAGCAGTCTCAAAAGGGTTAAGGGTCAATCACGAATTCAGACCCTCAAAGAGCTGCGGAGAGTGGTAGTGAGGCATTCAACAGCTAGGAAGGCTGTTGTAGATGAAGGAGGGGTAGCTCTCCTTTCATCCTTTCTTGGCCCGTTCACTTCCTATGCCGTAGGCTGTGAAGTTGTCGCGATTCTTGTGAGCTTGAACCTGAATTCTGAATCCAAGAAGAACCTGATGCAGCCAGCAAAGGTGTCATCCATTGTTGATATTCTCAATGAAGGGTCTACAGAGACTAAAGTGAATTGTGTTAAGCTGATTGAGATATTTATGGAGGAGAAGGATTTTAGGGCACAGATTGTCTCGAGCCTTAGTTTGTTAGCTGCCTTGATGAGATTGGTGAGAGATAAGAGGCATCCCAATGGCCATTTCCCCGGTCTTGGCCTACTTAAGCTCATCAGCATGCATGAGAAAGTCCGAGGTTTGATAGTCAGCATTGGAGCTATACCTCAGTTGGTAGAGCTGATACCAGCCTTGAGTCCAGAGTGCGTGGAGCTGGCCCTCTTCGTGTTGGATATCCTGTCGTCTGTGCCTGAAGGGAGACGAGCTTTGAAGGATTGCTCGAGCACTATACCTAATGTTGTGAAGCTATTGATAAGAGTGTCTGAGAATTGTACAGAATATACCTTATCAATTTTGTGGTCTATATGCAAACTATCACCAGAAGAATGCTCCCCAGTTGCAGTGGAAGCCGGTCTTGCAACAAAGCTCCTTCTCGTCATCCAGAGCAGCTACAGCCCTGCGCTCAAGCAGCGTGCAGCCGAGCTTTTGAAACTCTGCAGCCTCAATTATTCAGACACAATCTTCATCTCCAAGTGCAAACTTACTAGGACAATGCAATGAGCATTGAGAGATTGATCATCTCCCTACACATTGCTACCTCTACAGCTGCTGGAGCAAGAGAATGCACTTCCAAGCTTTGGGTTTGACAAATGTGGAGATCCATCTTGTATGTAAACATGCCTTGATCGTGAAATGAGAAGGTGGCTCGTGCTCCTTGCATTACAATATGGCACCAGAATAAGTGTCAAGATAAAGATTTCTAAATATGTGAAGGTGCAACAGTTTGTGGATCATGGCAATTTGTTTGGAGCTTGTAATAGGTGAGCAGTTGCTTGGCTCCATGAATCTCCACATTTCTTGAATCTTTGATGTTTGAAGGCCCTCTAATTTTTTTCTGCATATTTGTACaagttttgtttttttgttttttttgg
The genomic region above belongs to Salvia miltiorrhiza cultivar Shanhuang (shh) chromosome 5, IMPLAD_Smil_shh, whole genome shotgun sequence and contains:
- the LOC131026298 gene encoding U-box domain-containing protein 30-like, coding for MPMFQPCKKEGILGFEVSLDGCILDVDTEVKDGVLSGIVAGNYNCVAGEKLDLNKMIEELNLSDVPTVFICPISLEPMHDPVTLCTGQTYEQSNILKWFSLGHYTCPTTMQELWDDTITSNKTLHHLIFTWFSQKYVQMKKKSEDAQGRASELLSSLKRVKGQSRIQTLKELRRVVVRHSTARKAVVDEGGVALLSSFLGPFTSYAVGCEVVAILVSLNLNSESKKNLMQPAKVSSIVDILNEGSTETKVNCVKLIEIFMEEKDFRAQIVSSLSLLAALMRLVRDKRHPNGHFPGLGLLKLISMHEKVRGLIVSIGAIPQLVELIPALSPECVELALFVLDILSSVPEGRRALKDCSSTIPNVVKLLIRVSENCTEYTLSILWSICKLSPEECSPVAVEAGLATKLLLVIQSSYSPALKQRAAELLKLCSLNYSDTIFISKCKLTRTMQ